Below is a window of Nicotiana tabacum cultivar K326 chromosome 19, ASM71507v2, whole genome shotgun sequence DNA.
actttatcatATGCCTTTTAAATAGTTTAAATTGTTAATTGTTATGACTTATAGTACCTTTATACGTACTTCCCaattatgtaaattttatttcaaaaagtttAGAAATTCTATCTTCGAATTCACGATCAAAATTAAGAAGTTTGATTCGTGAAATCCGAACTGTGCTACATGaattgggacggagggagtattaattaAATGCATCTATATTTTGAGGATCAAGAAGCTGAAAGTTTGGACTTTTCACATTGTGTGCAGGAAAAGATGGCAGAAATGGGAAATTTATCGATACTGGTGAAGTCGTTGGGTCGTGATTTGGAAGAGCAAAAAGAAGCAGTGGGGTTGTTGGTGAGTCTCTCTAATGTTGCTGCAGTTAAGAGAAGAGTTGGGAGAATCCAAGGCTGCATTGTAATGTTGGTTGCAATTTTTAATGGAGATGATCAAATGGCTTCTCATGATGCTGCCAACTTGTTAAATTCTTTATCAGGCAATACTCAATATGCTCTTCATATGGCTGAGGCTGGTTACTTCAAGCCTCTTGTACACTACTTGAACCAAGGTATTTTACGAAACTTCCATAaattatatactccctccgtcccaatttGCTAGATGCAGAGGCACATAATTGATCGATATGAACATAATGAGTCGCTAACTGATTAATATATGTTTGCAGGATCCGATATGAGTAAGATTCTAATGGCAACAGCACTTTCTAGAATGGAGTTGACAGAACAAAATAGAGCTAGCCTTGGACAAGATGGAGCCATTGAACCCCTAGTGAAAATGTTCACAACCGGGAACCTAGAAGCTAAGCAATCTTCTCTAAACGCGTTGCACAACTTATCTGGCTCGAAAGCAAACGTTCAGCGTCTGATAAGATCAGGCATCGTTTCAACTCTACTACAGCTTCTTTTCTCCGTGACATCGGTGCTCATGACTCTAAGAGAGCCAGCATCCGCGATTCTTGCAAAAATTGCAGCTCAATCGGAAGCTGGCATTGTACTAGTGAAACAAGATGTTGCGCAGCAGATGCTTTCGCTCCTTAATCTGACTAGTCCAGTAATCCAGTGTCACTTGTTAGAAGCACTTAATGCTATTTCTGCACGTCCGAATGCCTCAAGGGTCagaagaaaaatgaaggaaaatggcgCTGTTCGCCTTCTCTTGCCATTCCTAACAGAAAACCGCAAAACCGAGATAAGGAATggagctttaaatttgatttACGTATTATCTAATGACATGAAAGGTGGAGAGCTAATGGAACAACTAGAAGAAATGCATCTGAATACATTGATAAATGTCGTTTCATCATCTTCAACAACAGATGATGAAAAGGCCGCTGCTATTGGTATACTAAGCAATTTTCCAGTGAGTGATAAGAATGTCACGGATGTGTTTATGAGAGCAAACTTATTGCCCAttttgatttccataataatgTCTTGTACTCCTACAACATCACGATTATTGGCTGAGAACATAGCCGCAATATTAATCCGATTTACTCTTCCTTCGGATAAGAAACTACAACAGTTTTCTGCTGACAATGGGGTGATCAATGCTCTGGTAAAGCTGCTCACGTGTGGTTCGATAGTTGCCAAATCTAGAGCTgcaacatctctagctcaactatcTCAAAACTCATTCGTTCTGAGAAAATCGAGAAAATCAAGATGGTTTTCTTGTGCCCCTCCTCATCCTACAGATGGTTTTTGTAGTGTACATGATTGTCATTGCTCTACAAGAAGCACATTTTGCTTGGTAAAAGCAAGGGCAGTGCCTCTGTTAGTCGAAATATTACAAGGCAACGAAAGGGAAGCCGATGAAGCTGCACTAACTTGCCTCGCAACATTATTACaggatgagatttgggaaaatgGGAGCAATTTCTTAGTGAAAATGTCATGTGTACAACCAATTATCAAGAATCTTGAAGAAGGGATGAGTCTGAAAGCTCAAGAGAGATCACTTTGGATTTTGGAAAGGATTTTCAGAGTGGAGGCTTATAGAGTTGAGTATGGTGAATCTGCACAAGTGGTGCTCATTGATCTAGCACAGAATGGTGACTCATTGTTGAAACCTACAGTGGCTAAACTGTTAGCACAACTTGAGCTCTTGCAACCCCAATCAAGTTACTTTTGAGACATCATGTTAATGAGTTTCTTTTTGTATACTTCAAATATTTGTTGATTGATTGAAATATTGAAATTGTACAGTGCTTATACTGATAAACATTTTCAGTTGCGATTTTTTCTCGTTATTAAAAAAAGGTTTTTGGAAATGAATTAACCTTGTTATCTTCAGCACATTATTTCAGCATTCTGAAGTCCTAGTGTAGAGGCAACCGCTTCTTCTCCTCCTAAACGTGTGAGTATTGTGAAAAAATATGAACATCTAATTCAAAACCTTATGACAATTGGTGAAGTAGCCCAGGATTGTTTAAGCCCCTTCGAGACCCTTGCACAATCAATGATGGACAAATGTACCATTCTCTGATGCCCTTAAATGTAGAAGGTCAGGGTTCGAGCCGTacaaacagcctcttgcagaaatgtagggtaatgCTGCATACAATAGGCTCTTGTGGTCCGGCTGCACCGAACTgctctttcattttttttagagAGAGGGGTGGGGGGTTTGGGGGGCATTGAGTACAGAGACACTTAATTAGGCTCTTCATATGAAGCTGGTTATTTCAAGCCTCTTGTACACTAGTTGAACCAAGGTACACGAATTGTACCTATTTGATTAATTTATCCTAGTACTAACTATTTGATAAGATTCTAATGACAACAGCACTTTCAAGATGAAGCTCACAGATCAAAAGAGAGCTGGAGCAATTGAACCCCTAGTCAAAATGTTCACCACTAGAAACCTAGAAGCTAAGTTAAATCTATAAGATCTATATTACTAATAACTCTACGTAGCCACTGctaaaaataaactgaaaagtgAAGACGAAAACCTCTATGTTCATGACTTTCTGTTATTGTTCTTGGACCTGGGCAATGGCGATCTGATCGGATCATGCTTCCAAGTGAGTGCAAAACAAGGCTTGTCAGTTAATCTATGACGAAACATCCAAACAGTTGCCCAATAGTCGTTATGTTCATGCAAACCGTAAGATCTATAGAACTTCTTCCAACCTGAATTAAGCACATAAAGCTTAGAATCTGCCCAAGACTTGAATATCATATCGTATGCAACCCCGTCTGGACCATAAGTAGTCACTTGTATTCCTTTACTATCATAAACATCTTCATGTTCTTGCAACATTGGCAATATAAAAGCTATGACTTTGTCTCTGTTCAAAGAAAGCCTGTTAAAATTATCGCTTAAATCTGTGTGTGTCAA
It encodes the following:
- the LOC107775466 gene encoding U-box domain-containing protein 44, giving the protein MSVKEETLIIEVSSDQQSIITTDDTMGSEYSSAQEQLLEFMEKLSSILTELKDDKRVIMTNSTPIQKAIESLEVDFKRAEALLKSSQISPAAHDEQHIQLQVIVQNLARALGLVLFASHDVVEITNKVEIETLRREMMKMSSVNKPSLIMSSDESEFSSYDREIVEEEDDRITLDVDDIVVQIKYSDAENLKCALHGLNTLVLDGMVTKERVHHEDMIPVLFNRLSSSKADHRLIILRILKALVAQDEEHKEKMAEMGNLSILVKSLGRDLEEQKEAVGLLVSLSNVAAVKRRVGRIQGCIVMLVAIFNGDDQMASHDAANLLNSLSGNTQYALHMAEAGYFKPLVHYLNQGSDMSKILMATALSRMELTEQNRASLGQDGAIEPLVKMFTTGNLEAKQSSLNALHNLSGSKANVQRLIRSGIVSTLLQLLFSVTSVLMTLREPASAILAKIAAQSEAGIVLVKQDVAQQMLSLLNLTSPVIQCHLLEALNAISARPNASRVRRKMKENGAVRLLLPFLTENRKTEIRNGALNLIYVLSNDMKGGELMEQLEEMHLNTLINVVSSSSTTDDEKAAAIGILSNFPVSDKNVTDVFMRANLLPILISIIMSCTPTTSRLLAENIAAILIRFTLPSDKKLQQFSADNGVINALVKLLTCGSIVAKSRAATSLAQLSQNSFVLRKSRKSRWFSCAPPHPTDGFCSVHDCHCSTRSTFCLVKARAVPLLVEILQGNEREADEAALTCLATLLQDEIWENGSNFLVKMSCVQPIIKNLEEGMSLKAQERSLWILERIFRVEAYRVEYGESAQVVLIDLAQNGDSLLKPTVAKLLAQLELLQPQSSYF